A genome region from Triticum aestivum cultivar Chinese Spring chromosome 2B, IWGSC CS RefSeq v2.1, whole genome shotgun sequence includes the following:
- the LOC123047464 gene encoding 4-hydroxy-7-methoxy-3-oxo-3,4-dihydro-2H-1,4-benzoxazin-2-yl glucoside beta-D-glucosidase 1b, chloroplastic-like isoform X1: MALLAAATLNPTTHLSLRSRAGRNSENLWLRSAASSQKSKERFCNLTIRAGTPSKPAEPIGPVFTKLKPWQIPKRDWFDKDFLFGASTSAYQIEGAWNEDGKGPSTWDHFCHTYPERISDMTNGDVAANSYHLYEEDVKVLKDMGMKVYRFSISWSRILPGLADATGKVNQAGIDYYNKLINSLIDNDIVPYVTIWHWDTPQALEDKYGGFLNRQIVDDYKQFAEVCFKNFGDRVKNWFTFNEPHTYCCFSYGEGIHAPGRCSPGMDCAVPEGDSLREPYTAGHHILLAHAEAVQLFKAHYNMHGDSKIGMAFDVMGYEPYQDSFLDDQARERSIDYNMGWFLEPVVRGDYPFSMRSLIGDRLPMFTKEEQEKLASSCDIMGLNYYTSRFSKHVDMSPDFTPTLNTDDAYASSETTGSDGNDIGPITGTYWIYMYPKGLTDLLLIMKEKYGNPPVFITENGIADVEGDESMPDPLDDWKRLDYLQRHISAVKDAIDQGADVRGHLTWGLIDNFEWSLGYSSRFGLVYIDKNDGNKRKLKKSAKWFSKFNSVPKPLLKTTNNNATMTAASVSV, encoded by the exons ATGGCTCTACTTGCTGCTGCTACCCTGAATCCCACCACCCACCTTAGCCTTAGAAGCCGTGCAGGACGCAACAGTGAGAACCTATGGCTCCGGTCTGCTGCTTCATCACAGAAGAGCAAGGAAAGGTTCTGTAACCTCACCATCAGGGCAGGCACACCGTCAAAGCCAGCAGAGCCCATTGGGCCTGTGTTCACTAAGCTCAAGCCGTGGCAAATCCCTAAAAGGGACTGGTTCGACAAGGACTTCCTATTTGGTGCCTCCACTTCAGCGTACCAG ATTGAAGGTGCTTGGAATGAAGATGGCAAGGGGCCAAGCACTTGGGACCACTTCTGCCACACATATCCTG AGCGCATATCCGACATGACCAATGGGGACGTTGCAGCAAACTCCTACCATCTATATGAA GAGGATGTCAAAGTGCTCAAGGACATGGGCATGAAAGTGTATAGGTTCTCCATCTCTTGGTCGAGAATACTGCCAG GGCTTGCAGATGCGACGGGGAAAGTAAACCAGGCAGGCATCGACTACTACAATAAGCTGATCAACTCGCTGATAGATAATG ACATAGTGCCATATGTTACAATTTGGCACTGGGACACCCCTCAAGCACTGGAAGACAAGTACGGTGGCTTCTTAAATAGGCAGATTGT AGATGATTACAAACAATTCGCCGAGGTGTGCTTTAAGAACTTCGGTGACAGGGTGAAGAACTGGTTCACCTTTAACGAGCCACATACATATTGTTGTTTCTCCTATGGAGAGGGGATTCATGCTCCTGGGAGGTGCTCGCCGGGGATGGATTGTGCCGTCCCAGAAGGAGACTCGCTCAGAGAGCCATACACTGCTGGTCACCACATCCTCCTAGCTCATGCTGAGGCTGTTCAGCTGTTCAAAGCTCATTACAACATG CATGGAGATTCCAAAATAGGAATGGCTTTTGACGTAATGGGTTACGAGCCATACCAAGACTCCTTCCTCGACGACCAGGCCCGGGAAAGATCCATTGACTACAACATGGGATGGTTCCTGGAGCCAGTGGTTCGTGGTGACTACCCCTTCTCCATGAGATCACTGATCGGAGATCGTCTACCCATGTTCACCAAGGAGGAGCAAGAGAAACTAGCGTCGTCATGTGACATCATGGGGCTCAACTATTACACCTCCAGATTCTCCAAGCATGTTGACATGTCACCAGACTTTACGCCAACGCTGAACACCGACGACGCTTACGCCAGTTCAGAAA CTACAGGGAGTGATGGGAATGACATCGGTCCTATA ACCGGGACTTATTGGATCTACATGTACCCAAAAGGCCTAACGGACCTCCTTCTGATCATGAAGGAGAAATACGGAAACCCACCTGTCTTCATCACTGAGAACG GAATCGCTGACGTGGAAGGTGACGAAAGCATGCCGGATCCATTGGATGACTGGAAGAGGCTAGACTACCTCCAGCGCCACATCTCAGCCGTCAAGGACGCAATAGA CCAGGGCGCGGACGTGCGGGGCCACTTGACGTGGGGTCTGATCGACAACTTCGAATGGAGCCTCGGCTACAGCTCACGGTTCGGCCTTGTCTACATCGACAAGAATGACGGCAACAAGCGCAAGCTCAAGAAGTCGGCCAAGTGGTTCTCCAAGTTCAATTCCGTCCCAAAACCCTTGCTTAAGACCACCAATAACAACGCAACCATGACAGCTGCTTCCGTTTCTGTATGA
- the LOC123047464 gene encoding 4-hydroxy-7-methoxy-3-oxo-3,4-dihydro-2H-1,4-benzoxazin-2-yl glucoside beta-D-glucosidase 1b, chloroplastic-like isoform X3 encodes MALLAAATLNPTTHLSLRSRAGRNSENLWLRSAASSQKSKERFCNLTIRAGTPSKPAEPIGPVFTKLKPWQIPKRDWFDKDFLFGASTSAYQIEGAWNEDGKGPSTWDHFCHTYPERISDMTNGDVAANSYHLYEEDVKVLKDMGMKVYRFSISWSRILPGLADATGKVNQADIVPYVTIWHWDTPQALEDKYGGFLNRQIVDDYKQFAEVCFKNFGDRVKNWFTFNEPHTYCCFSYGEGIHAPGRCSPGMDCAVPEGDSLREPYTAGHHILLAHAEAVQLFKAHYNMHGDSKIGMAFDVMGYEPYQDSFLDDQARERSIDYNMGWFLEPVVRGDYPFSMRSLIGDRLPMFTKEEQEKLASSCDIMGLNYYTSRFSKHVDMSPDFTPTLNTDDAYASSETTGSDGNDIGPITGTYWIYMYPKGLTDLLLIMKEKYGNPPVFITENGIADVEGDESMPDPLDDWKRLDYLQRHISAVKDAIDQGADVRGHLTWGLIDNFEWSLGYSSRFGLVYIDKNDGNKRKLKKSAKWFSKFNSVPKPLLKTTNNNATMTAASVSV; translated from the exons ATGGCTCTACTTGCTGCTGCTACCCTGAATCCCACCACCCACCTTAGCCTTAGAAGCCGTGCAGGACGCAACAGTGAGAACCTATGGCTCCGGTCTGCTGCTTCATCACAGAAGAGCAAGGAAAGGTTCTGTAACCTCACCATCAGGGCAGGCACACCGTCAAAGCCAGCAGAGCCCATTGGGCCTGTGTTCACTAAGCTCAAGCCGTGGCAAATCCCTAAAAGGGACTGGTTCGACAAGGACTTCCTATTTGGTGCCTCCACTTCAGCGTACCAG ATTGAAGGTGCTTGGAATGAAGATGGCAAGGGGCCAAGCACTTGGGACCACTTCTGCCACACATATCCTG AGCGCATATCCGACATGACCAATGGGGACGTTGCAGCAAACTCCTACCATCTATATGAA GAGGATGTCAAAGTGCTCAAGGACATGGGCATGAAAGTGTATAGGTTCTCCATCTCTTGGTCGAGAATACTGCCAG GGCTTGCAGATGCGACGGGGAAAGTAAACCAGGCAG ACATAGTGCCATATGTTACAATTTGGCACTGGGACACCCCTCAAGCACTGGAAGACAAGTACGGTGGCTTCTTAAATAGGCAGATTGT AGATGATTACAAACAATTCGCCGAGGTGTGCTTTAAGAACTTCGGTGACAGGGTGAAGAACTGGTTCACCTTTAACGAGCCACATACATATTGTTGTTTCTCCTATGGAGAGGGGATTCATGCTCCTGGGAGGTGCTCGCCGGGGATGGATTGTGCCGTCCCAGAAGGAGACTCGCTCAGAGAGCCATACACTGCTGGTCACCACATCCTCCTAGCTCATGCTGAGGCTGTTCAGCTGTTCAAAGCTCATTACAACATG CATGGAGATTCCAAAATAGGAATGGCTTTTGACGTAATGGGTTACGAGCCATACCAAGACTCCTTCCTCGACGACCAGGCCCGGGAAAGATCCATTGACTACAACATGGGATGGTTCCTGGAGCCAGTGGTTCGTGGTGACTACCCCTTCTCCATGAGATCACTGATCGGAGATCGTCTACCCATGTTCACCAAGGAGGAGCAAGAGAAACTAGCGTCGTCATGTGACATCATGGGGCTCAACTATTACACCTCCAGATTCTCCAAGCATGTTGACATGTCACCAGACTTTACGCCAACGCTGAACACCGACGACGCTTACGCCAGTTCAGAAA CTACAGGGAGTGATGGGAATGACATCGGTCCTATA ACCGGGACTTATTGGATCTACATGTACCCAAAAGGCCTAACGGACCTCCTTCTGATCATGAAGGAGAAATACGGAAACCCACCTGTCTTCATCACTGAGAACG GAATCGCTGACGTGGAAGGTGACGAAAGCATGCCGGATCCATTGGATGACTGGAAGAGGCTAGACTACCTCCAGCGCCACATCTCAGCCGTCAAGGACGCAATAGA CCAGGGCGCGGACGTGCGGGGCCACTTGACGTGGGGTCTGATCGACAACTTCGAATGGAGCCTCGGCTACAGCTCACGGTTCGGCCTTGTCTACATCGACAAGAATGACGGCAACAAGCGCAAGCTCAAGAAGTCGGCCAAGTGGTTCTCCAAGTTCAATTCCGTCCCAAAACCCTTGCTTAAGACCACCAATAACAACGCAACCATGACAGCTGCTTCCGTTTCTGTATGA
- the LOC123047464 gene encoding 4-hydroxy-7-methoxy-3-oxo-3,4-dihydro-2H-1,4-benzoxazin-2-yl glucoside beta-D-glucosidase 1b, chloroplastic-like isoform X4: protein MALLAAATLNPTTHLSLRSRAGRNSENLWLRSAASSQKSKERFCNLTIRAGTPSKPAEPIGPVFTKLKPWQIPKRDWFDKDFLFGASTSAYQIEGAWNEDGKGPSTWDHFCHTYPERISDMTNGDVAANSYHLYEEDVKVLKDMGMKVYRFSISWSRILPDATGKVNQADIVPYVTIWHWDTPQALEDKYGGFLNRQIVDDYKQFAEVCFKNFGDRVKNWFTFNEPHTYCCFSYGEGIHAPGRCSPGMDCAVPEGDSLREPYTAGHHILLAHAEAVQLFKAHYNMHGDSKIGMAFDVMGYEPYQDSFLDDQARERSIDYNMGWFLEPVVRGDYPFSMRSLIGDRLPMFTKEEQEKLASSCDIMGLNYYTSRFSKHVDMSPDFTPTLNTDDAYASSETTGSDGNDIGPITGTYWIYMYPKGLTDLLLIMKEKYGNPPVFITENGIADVEGDESMPDPLDDWKRLDYLQRHISAVKDAIDQGADVRGHLTWGLIDNFEWSLGYSSRFGLVYIDKNDGNKRKLKKSAKWFSKFNSVPKPLLKTTNNNATMTAASVSV, encoded by the exons ATGGCTCTACTTGCTGCTGCTACCCTGAATCCCACCACCCACCTTAGCCTTAGAAGCCGTGCAGGACGCAACAGTGAGAACCTATGGCTCCGGTCTGCTGCTTCATCACAGAAGAGCAAGGAAAGGTTCTGTAACCTCACCATCAGGGCAGGCACACCGTCAAAGCCAGCAGAGCCCATTGGGCCTGTGTTCACTAAGCTCAAGCCGTGGCAAATCCCTAAAAGGGACTGGTTCGACAAGGACTTCCTATTTGGTGCCTCCACTTCAGCGTACCAG ATTGAAGGTGCTTGGAATGAAGATGGCAAGGGGCCAAGCACTTGGGACCACTTCTGCCACACATATCCTG AGCGCATATCCGACATGACCAATGGGGACGTTGCAGCAAACTCCTACCATCTATATGAA GAGGATGTCAAAGTGCTCAAGGACATGGGCATGAAAGTGTATAGGTTCTCCATCTCTTGGTCGAGAATACTGCCAG ATGCGACGGGGAAAGTAAACCAGGCAG ACATAGTGCCATATGTTACAATTTGGCACTGGGACACCCCTCAAGCACTGGAAGACAAGTACGGTGGCTTCTTAAATAGGCAGATTGT AGATGATTACAAACAATTCGCCGAGGTGTGCTTTAAGAACTTCGGTGACAGGGTGAAGAACTGGTTCACCTTTAACGAGCCACATACATATTGTTGTTTCTCCTATGGAGAGGGGATTCATGCTCCTGGGAGGTGCTCGCCGGGGATGGATTGTGCCGTCCCAGAAGGAGACTCGCTCAGAGAGCCATACACTGCTGGTCACCACATCCTCCTAGCTCATGCTGAGGCTGTTCAGCTGTTCAAAGCTCATTACAACATG CATGGAGATTCCAAAATAGGAATGGCTTTTGACGTAATGGGTTACGAGCCATACCAAGACTCCTTCCTCGACGACCAGGCCCGGGAAAGATCCATTGACTACAACATGGGATGGTTCCTGGAGCCAGTGGTTCGTGGTGACTACCCCTTCTCCATGAGATCACTGATCGGAGATCGTCTACCCATGTTCACCAAGGAGGAGCAAGAGAAACTAGCGTCGTCATGTGACATCATGGGGCTCAACTATTACACCTCCAGATTCTCCAAGCATGTTGACATGTCACCAGACTTTACGCCAACGCTGAACACCGACGACGCTTACGCCAGTTCAGAAA CTACAGGGAGTGATGGGAATGACATCGGTCCTATA ACCGGGACTTATTGGATCTACATGTACCCAAAAGGCCTAACGGACCTCCTTCTGATCATGAAGGAGAAATACGGAAACCCACCTGTCTTCATCACTGAGAACG GAATCGCTGACGTGGAAGGTGACGAAAGCATGCCGGATCCATTGGATGACTGGAAGAGGCTAGACTACCTCCAGCGCCACATCTCAGCCGTCAAGGACGCAATAGA CCAGGGCGCGGACGTGCGGGGCCACTTGACGTGGGGTCTGATCGACAACTTCGAATGGAGCCTCGGCTACAGCTCACGGTTCGGCCTTGTCTACATCGACAAGAATGACGGCAACAAGCGCAAGCTCAAGAAGTCGGCCAAGTGGTTCTCCAAGTTCAATTCCGTCCCAAAACCCTTGCTTAAGACCACCAATAACAACGCAACCATGACAGCTGCTTCCGTTTCTGTATGA
- the LOC123047464 gene encoding 4-hydroxy-7-methoxy-3-oxo-3,4-dihydro-2H-1,4-benzoxazin-2-yl glucoside beta-D-glucosidase 1b, chloroplastic-like isoform X2, with product MALLAAATLNPTTHLSLRSRAGRNSENLWLRSAASSQKSKERFCNLTIRAGTPSKPAEPIGPVFTKLKPWQIPKRDWFDKDFLFGASTSAYQIEGAWNEDGKGPSTWDHFCHTYPERISDMTNGDVAANSYHLYEEDVKVLKDMGMKVYRFSISWSRILPDATGKVNQAGIDYYNKLINSLIDNDIVPYVTIWHWDTPQALEDKYGGFLNRQIVDDYKQFAEVCFKNFGDRVKNWFTFNEPHTYCCFSYGEGIHAPGRCSPGMDCAVPEGDSLREPYTAGHHILLAHAEAVQLFKAHYNMHGDSKIGMAFDVMGYEPYQDSFLDDQARERSIDYNMGWFLEPVVRGDYPFSMRSLIGDRLPMFTKEEQEKLASSCDIMGLNYYTSRFSKHVDMSPDFTPTLNTDDAYASSETTGSDGNDIGPITGTYWIYMYPKGLTDLLLIMKEKYGNPPVFITENGIADVEGDESMPDPLDDWKRLDYLQRHISAVKDAIDQGADVRGHLTWGLIDNFEWSLGYSSRFGLVYIDKNDGNKRKLKKSAKWFSKFNSVPKPLLKTTNNNATMTAASVSV from the exons ATGGCTCTACTTGCTGCTGCTACCCTGAATCCCACCACCCACCTTAGCCTTAGAAGCCGTGCAGGACGCAACAGTGAGAACCTATGGCTCCGGTCTGCTGCTTCATCACAGAAGAGCAAGGAAAGGTTCTGTAACCTCACCATCAGGGCAGGCACACCGTCAAAGCCAGCAGAGCCCATTGGGCCTGTGTTCACTAAGCTCAAGCCGTGGCAAATCCCTAAAAGGGACTGGTTCGACAAGGACTTCCTATTTGGTGCCTCCACTTCAGCGTACCAG ATTGAAGGTGCTTGGAATGAAGATGGCAAGGGGCCAAGCACTTGGGACCACTTCTGCCACACATATCCTG AGCGCATATCCGACATGACCAATGGGGACGTTGCAGCAAACTCCTACCATCTATATGAA GAGGATGTCAAAGTGCTCAAGGACATGGGCATGAAAGTGTATAGGTTCTCCATCTCTTGGTCGAGAATACTGCCAG ATGCGACGGGGAAAGTAAACCAGGCAGGCATCGACTACTACAATAAGCTGATCAACTCGCTGATAGATAATG ACATAGTGCCATATGTTACAATTTGGCACTGGGACACCCCTCAAGCACTGGAAGACAAGTACGGTGGCTTCTTAAATAGGCAGATTGT AGATGATTACAAACAATTCGCCGAGGTGTGCTTTAAGAACTTCGGTGACAGGGTGAAGAACTGGTTCACCTTTAACGAGCCACATACATATTGTTGTTTCTCCTATGGAGAGGGGATTCATGCTCCTGGGAGGTGCTCGCCGGGGATGGATTGTGCCGTCCCAGAAGGAGACTCGCTCAGAGAGCCATACACTGCTGGTCACCACATCCTCCTAGCTCATGCTGAGGCTGTTCAGCTGTTCAAAGCTCATTACAACATG CATGGAGATTCCAAAATAGGAATGGCTTTTGACGTAATGGGTTACGAGCCATACCAAGACTCCTTCCTCGACGACCAGGCCCGGGAAAGATCCATTGACTACAACATGGGATGGTTCCTGGAGCCAGTGGTTCGTGGTGACTACCCCTTCTCCATGAGATCACTGATCGGAGATCGTCTACCCATGTTCACCAAGGAGGAGCAAGAGAAACTAGCGTCGTCATGTGACATCATGGGGCTCAACTATTACACCTCCAGATTCTCCAAGCATGTTGACATGTCACCAGACTTTACGCCAACGCTGAACACCGACGACGCTTACGCCAGTTCAGAAA CTACAGGGAGTGATGGGAATGACATCGGTCCTATA ACCGGGACTTATTGGATCTACATGTACCCAAAAGGCCTAACGGACCTCCTTCTGATCATGAAGGAGAAATACGGAAACCCACCTGTCTTCATCACTGAGAACG GAATCGCTGACGTGGAAGGTGACGAAAGCATGCCGGATCCATTGGATGACTGGAAGAGGCTAGACTACCTCCAGCGCCACATCTCAGCCGTCAAGGACGCAATAGA CCAGGGCGCGGACGTGCGGGGCCACTTGACGTGGGGTCTGATCGACAACTTCGAATGGAGCCTCGGCTACAGCTCACGGTTCGGCCTTGTCTACATCGACAAGAATGACGGCAACAAGCGCAAGCTCAAGAAGTCGGCCAAGTGGTTCTCCAAGTTCAATTCCGTCCCAAAACCCTTGCTTAAGACCACCAATAACAACGCAACCATGACAGCTGCTTCCGTTTCTGTATGA